The Peribacillus sp. FSL P2-0133 genome has a segment encoding these proteins:
- a CDS encoding 3D domain-containing protein, producing MKIVKALFLRVAIIILFILAIESTLNHVFGAVPEDHPFDEAMRQHRMLGLEYKAIHSGGQVATLMASASTSNGPTTIAEAIELSKYPKHEVLATGYTAGYESTGKYPESPSYGITYSGVKVKRDLFSTIAADLAVFPLGTILWIPGYGYGVVADKGGAIKGNHLDLYYETVQDVYENWGKKTLEVYVVQKGNGELSEEQLSKLNETKIKQVFKPKIAEKTLNENVASFAF from the coding sequence ATGAAGATTGTAAAGGCATTATTTTTGAGGGTTGCTATTATCATATTATTTATCTTGGCCATCGAATCAACCTTAAATCATGTTTTTGGGGCTGTGCCTGAAGATCATCCTTTTGACGAGGCAATGAGACAACATCGAATGCTTGGTCTCGAATATAAAGCGATCCATAGTGGAGGTCAAGTGGCAACGCTAATGGCATCGGCATCCACGAGCAATGGTCCCACGACGATAGCGGAGGCAATCGAGCTCTCGAAATACCCGAAGCATGAAGTTTTGGCTACAGGATATACAGCAGGGTATGAATCGACAGGAAAGTACCCGGAAAGCCCATCCTATGGAATCACTTATTCAGGGGTGAAGGTGAAACGGGATCTGTTTTCCACCATTGCCGCCGATCTTGCCGTATTCCCTCTCGGAACCATACTTTGGATTCCGGGCTATGGTTATGGGGTTGTAGCGGACAAGGGCGGTGCGATCAAAGGAAACCACCTGGACCTATACTACGAAACGGTACAAGATGTATACGAGAACTGGGGCAAGAAAACCCTTGAAGTATATGTTGTGCAAAAAGGGAATGGCGAGTTATCTGAAGAGCAGTTAAGCAAGTTGAATGAAACCAAGATCAAGCAGGTATTCAAGCCGAAAATTGCTGAGAAAACATTGAACGAGAATGTAGCTTCCTTTGCTTTTTAA
- a CDS encoding YuiB family protein, whose translation MPLPVLIISILLFFILFFGIGFLLNMLFRSSWIMVILFPIVFIIIVNETKLIEYFRNPGISFSNLGTSLTSLHTADIIILSSGLLGAVLAGVVIRILRKKGYQMF comes from the coding sequence ATGCCATTGCCTGTTTTAATTATCTCAATACTCTTATTTTTCATATTGTTTTTCGGAATTGGCTTTTTGCTGAATATGCTCTTTCGCTCTTCTTGGATCATGGTCATCTTATTTCCAATCGTCTTCATCATCATTGTCAATGAAACAAAGCTAATAGAATATTTTAGAAATCCGGGAATCTCTTTTTCCAATCTTGGAACAAGCCTTACATCCCTTCATACGGCAGACATCATTATTTTATCAAGCGGGCTGCTTGGCGCGGTTTTAGCGGGTGTGGTCATCAGGATTCTAAGGAAAAAAGGATATCAAATGTTTTGA
- a CDS encoding NUDIX hydrolase: MERCKNVWLAVSGLVISDKGEWLVVNKRYGGLKGQWSLPAGFVKNDETVDEAVVREVLEETGIQTEIEGIVGVRSGVIKGDISDNMLIFLLKPVSFEVTAQLDELYEAKFYDPDLLMQEGKQSLLLEQLLAFKKERMQTMLDGLNPGDQFGYTSYKLFM; the protein is encoded by the coding sequence TTGGAACGATGCAAAAATGTTTGGCTGGCAGTGTCCGGCCTTGTGATATCTGATAAAGGTGAGTGGCTGGTCGTGAATAAAAGGTATGGCGGATTGAAAGGGCAATGGTCGCTTCCGGCAGGTTTTGTCAAAAATGATGAAACCGTTGATGAAGCTGTCGTACGGGAAGTGTTGGAGGAGACGGGTATTCAAACAGAAATCGAAGGCATTGTAGGAGTGAGAAGCGGAGTCATCAAAGGGGATATAAGTGATAATATGTTGATATTTTTACTTAAACCGGTCAGTTTTGAAGTAACCGCTCAATTGGATGAATTATATGAAGCTAAATTTTATGACCCTGATTTACTCATGCAGGAGGGGAAGCAATCTTTACTATTAGAACAGCTTTTAGCTTTTAAAAAGGAAAGAATGCAGACGATGCTTGACGGGTTGAACCCGGGAGATCAATTTGGATATACATCATATAAATTATTCATGTAA